The Phaseolus vulgaris cultivar G19833 chromosome 10, P. vulgaris v2.0, whole genome shotgun sequence DNA window tattttatttattatttgaatattataactaaattattaagaaaaaaaagaaattatatatatatatatatatatatatatatattctatcaAGATTGATGACTTTCTTGATATTCTGGAGTGAAGATGTTTTCTTGCaaatagtaaatattttatattttttttaaattttattttcaattttttgtcCTTTACAAAAACTTATTCTTTGATTGcatgaaagttttttatataaaaaaaaacttattcttTGTCGGAATGGAAGAAAACAAAGAGAAAAGACATTGTGATTCCAACATAGCTGTAGTATTGATATTCCTAGTCGAAGGAAAAGATACAGATACTTTCTTAAAGTTGTATGATATGAtgagtttaaaaataatatacatataataaaaagtttttaattaaataatatttgttctACTAGGAAGATGAGatctagagaactattgaagtcttcttcttcttccttcgaTCGGTCAGGTGACTGGGTGGTGAACTGAGATTCTTCTCGTCTTGCTGCTTCTCCTCTGGTCCTCGGTCttggtgaacaccggatggtgggtggggtacctgtgaaggcactccaacgctcaagtcagtaaaacgggtggtcagctctcaggtaggtgaacagtaataaatgacataccttaccccttgggatgtgtgctatttatattattctaatgggcctaccttgttgggcccgtttatcagAGTGGACCCTCCTTAgggttgtattacctaattcttaatgacggattaacttcactgaccttggtttgagcattAGCGGTAAGATGGGTCGGCCGTCGACCAGGTTTCCTAGGTTTCGGTCAtctcggccaagtctctcaGGTCTCGGCTTTCCTGGTCTCGGTCGTCCCGGCCAAGTCTCTCGGGCCTCGGCCAGGTTTCCATGGTCTTGGTTGTCTCGACCATGTAGACCAGGTCTCGGGCAGCCAGGTGGGTCTCGGTCAGGAAGACTAGGGGTCGGTCTAGGCCAAGTCTCTCGGGTCTCAGCCAGGCTTCCCCAGTCTCGGTCGTCTCGGCAAAATctctaaggtctcggccaggTAGACCAGGTCACGGCCAGCCAGGTGAGTCTCGGTCAGGGAGACAGGGGTCTGTCTCGCCCATACCGgtacaatattaaaataataatattaagagttTTTAGATGATGGTATAAAAAATTAGGATTTTTAATGTATCATTTTCCTTTAttgaaaatcataataaaagcTAACAACTTGGGAACCATAAGAGGTTTGTAATAAGGTGCAGATAACAGTTGAGAGTTGAAACTGAAGATGGAGGAAGCTACACAAAGGTGTCTTTGTCTTCATTCTTGCCTTTTTCTTTTTACAAGTTCCAAATGCCAATTATATTGCTGAACTCAAATCTTACATTTTCTGAGTCTCTCTGACCTTTTTCAGGTATGCAGTTGTGACAGGAGCAAATAAAGGGATTGGATTAGAGATAGTTAGGCAGTTAGCTTCAACAGGCATCAAGGTGGTGCTCACAGCAAGGAATGAGGAGAGGGGTCTTCAAGCATTGGAAACACTCAAAGCCTCAGCTTTATCTCACTTGGTGCTGTTTCATCAGCTAGATGTGGCTGATGCTGCAACTGTAGCTTCTCTGGCAGATTTTATCAAATCCAAATTTGGTAAACTAGATATTCTGGTAAAAAAACTAGACTTTGATTTGTCTTCTCTTTTTTTGTTCTAAATGAAAAGTTTGTCACAGCTTAAGTTTGTTGGTGTGCTCATTCTGCTACTGCTGTTATTTAGAATTTTAGTTATGTAAGTGTGAATGCATACTTCTTGTTGCTAGCCATAGTTGTTAGACTTttgaatatttcttttttttcatagCTATTCCTCTTTCTAAATGTTCATGATGATCTCATCTCCACACCAATGTCTTCTGTTTTTGTCCATTTGTTAAAGGAAATGGGAACTTTTACTCTTTCGATGCTGGTAGGGGAGTTTCATTGGATttggattgaaaaaaaaatattagtttgacAACTTCTGATTTCACCAATACTATGTCAGAGTTGTCAAAGCATCATTTCCCTTTTTCATTTAAACAAAAGAATGTTGTAATCTGGTGTACGAACACATGAATACTAGTATAAAAATTGTTGAATGCTGTTAGTGTGTGCATTAACAGTTACTTTTAATGATACTTCTAATATATAGTAGAGTCATCAGGGGTTAAAAAGAGATTGAGCATTTTCTATACCTAATTTATTGTAGTTTTCTTTATTTGGCATGTGATGATTATACTCCTTGTATTTTGGTCATATTTGGTATCAAGTAAGCTTCAGTTGCCATTTAATCAATTAGACAGATTCCTTTTACATCTAGTCATTTAATGGTTTGAAGGTAGTTAATTAAGTAATTTTGGTGTTAGCATGTTTCACTATGAAAAATGGTTCAATGCAGATTAACAATGCGGGAATCAGTGGAGGTGTAATTAAAGACAGTGATTTAATCAGCAAAGTCATCATGAATGGTGGGGTAAGAATCTAAACGTGTTCTGAAATCTAATTAGCATATATATGGAAAGTTACAGTGTCTAAAAGGGACCTAAGTTTGCTACTTTTCTAGACCATTTGAAGTTCTAGATCCCATCCCATGTCAACTAGAGATATGGTAAAAGTAGAGCTTATAAAGGCCTGGAAAATTCTCTTCTCATGAACTTGCCTTTCTTGTTAAGCCCACACAAAGTCAAGGAATTGTGAAAGCATTTTCAGAATAGTTAAGATTTTTGGAGTTGGCTCTTCTTTTGCAATGTTAAGGATGGAAATTTCTGGTTGTTAGAAAGGTTGTAATTTGTTTATTCTGCAGGTTGTATCGGAAGAAGATGGAACAAATGCAATGACTCAAACATATGAGTTAGCTGAAGAATGCTTGCAAATAAATTACTATGGAACTAAAATAACTGTAGAAGCCCTTAAGCCCCTCCTCCAATTATCTGATTCACCAACAATTGTGAATGTATCATCCAGTATGGGGCAGTTAAAGGTAGGAAATAACTTCTTTTGCCAATAAATTCTGAATGGTTTTGCATAAAATCTGTCTGGAAAGACTAAAGAAAGATTAAACTTGAAATTCTTCTTTTAGGTAGCTGACTGGAATGAGTAACAAATTCTGGATTGATATGTTCTGTATAGTAGATAAATAGCCAATCCATATGCTAACCTTGAGTTTAAACAAAAGTAGTATAATATCTTCCAAGTTTCAATCATTCTTCAAGAGGGTCTTGTATCTTTGTGCATCTCTTGTACAACTTAAAAAAATGGACAAAATAATACACTGAAAGATGATAGCAAATGTTATTTACAGTAGAAGGAACAAGCCTGGTTATAAGAAGTGGATCTTCACACTAATCTGAAATCACATGATTGCTAATACCAGCTCTAGTTAGCATTCTACAAGATATTCAACCAAAATCTTCAGTTCATTCAAAACTTTCCTATAATAGACATTAGTTTATTATTGCATCTTCTTTCCTTtaattttgttgaggttttattGCTTAATGATGTGAAATTCAGAATTTCCCTGAAGAGTCATGGGCAAGAGGAGTGTTGAGTGATGGTGATAACCTGACAGAAGAGAAAGTGGATGAAATAGTGAAGAAGTTTCTAAGAGATTTCAAAGAAGGTTCATTAGAGAGTGAAGGGTGGCCTAGGTATCCAGGTGCCTATATTGTGTCAAAAGCTGCTATGAATGGATATACAAGAATCCTTGCTAAGAAACATCCTTCATTCTGCATCAATAGTGTTTGCCCTGGTTATGTGAAGACAGACATAACATCCAACACTGGCCTCCTCACAGTTGAAGAAGGTGCTGCTAGTCCTGTCAAGCTTGCACTGCTTCCCAATGGCACTCCATCTGGCTTCTTCTATTACAGAACTCATGTGGCTTCCTTTTGATTTCTGATCATGAAATTTTAAGGTTTGAGGGCAAAACCATTGCTTTTGATTCTCAATTGCTGAACCTATTTCAATCACATTATATCATGTTGTATTAAACTTGTGTTGTTTGGATCTTAACAAAGTCTTGAACTGTGTATGCAATACAATTAATATTTAAGTACCAAAagcatttattttaaatttgacagATGAAAATATTCTTTAGAAATTTGAGGAATAAAACAGATTTACCTCCAGTTTTAAGGTTAGAATATAATTAAACCATAAATATACatcaaattttatgaaaaatattcgTCCACATAAAATATCtagtattattataaattacacGTGTATGGTAAGTCGAATTATAACTATAAATTTAATATgtgatttatatatttatatacctATTTATCACAAGTAAGAGAGATAagtttcaattaatttttattataagaaaatattcacctatatcaaattaaaatgaatttcaGTTCAATAAGGTCTAATCTTATATCATTTAACACGAGAAAAacgatagtataattgtggtaaAATAAATCTAAATCGTTTTTCTACTAATCCAATAATAAATTCGTATCCAAAATTTATCtacaatcaaaataattaaaaataacaataaagtaAATGAAGTTAAGtttatttaacataaattaaaataggAGATAAGAATATAAAAGAAAGCAAGTtgactttaaaattaattttcacacTTAACTAAATTCAACAATCTTATCAGAAATATTCAGTATGTCATTTTTCTCTAagcatttatttataaaatatttatttttgattccttaaattaataaaaaaattgattaaaacaaaaaaaaactaattttcatTTGTTTGTGCATTCTTTGTTACGTGTGTGTGTTGATGTCCATTTTTATGCATGTGGGGTTCTGTCTCGAGTTTCGCCAGATGGGGCTGCAAATTTGCGGATTTGATTGCAGTAGTTTGGCAATTGTTTACGCCCAATTAATTTTCACTcccaatcaaaattttaaaacttcaTTCTCCCTTTATCTTCTATATTATGAAAATGTAGGTTGAGTTGCAGAGAAAGTTGGTGTTCTCTGATGTTTGATGGAAGTAGAGGATGTGTTTTTGTGTGATGGTTGAGGTGGATTGTTTCACTGTGAGATAAAAATACATTTACACTAATTTCTGCGTTTTATTTGAATTGAGAAAGTTGAGAAAGTTTCAGATAAAAATATCCGAAAACTTGAATGTTAGCTTTCGGATTCACCCATCCGGAATTCATTATTATTCACTCCGGATATACAAATCTGTAAGCAATTAAAACTTCCAGCTGAAAGTTCTGGATGCACATGTACGTAACTGGAAAATGAGTTCTGGAGAAAATGATCCGAAATGTGATAGGTTGATTAAGAACATTTTAATCTTTTCATGATTAATTGGGTGATTAACTTTATTTGTAGTTTTAGTGCAGATGGGGTCCTTCTTTTCTTCGACCATGCAATTGttccttttttatatataactgGAGCCCACCAATATTTGCTGCAATTGGGCCCATCAAATAGCATGCAAATATAGGGTCCACGGATTTGATGTGTCTTATTCCTTCATGTCTCATTCTACCCAAGATATTAAATTACAGAATTACCCTCCATCATTTAGAATATGGAATTAGGTTAGCATTTGGTAAAGGCAGTTTCTATGTAGAGTGGGGGCGGCGACGGACCGCGACTGTGATGTACGGTGGGTGGTAGTATTGGACAACAACACTTTCAGATATACATATTCATAAGGGTTATGGATATTCAAATCCACAAGCATGACTTGATttgtgattattatttttatgaaaacttGCTTGTATATCATGATGCCATATTTTATGATGCATGGTAAGATGGTGAGAACTAGTGGAGTAGAATCCTCTAAGGCTGACTATGTGCGACCAACTACATCTGTGAAAAGAAAGTGTGTTGGTCCTAGTAATTAAGTTGAAAATGAGTTATTTGAAGATAATGTTGAACATAATAACGTTGAACATGAAGAAGTGGAAATTGAGATGAAGGCTATCTTGGAGGGCCAGCGGATAAGTTATTGTTGGTTAATTATGAAAAGCAAGTGACAAGACAATTATGGGATGGTGTGGTAAGTAATGAAGATTTTATATCACTAGTTAATTGAGCGTGTTATGtattatattgaaattttaaaatggtATTCATTGATTAATGTAGGATCCTGGTGAGCTTAAAGTTGTTTCTCATGGGAGAAAGGTGAATAAGTTGGGAACACCATATGAGCGAATAGACGTTGCAGTGCAAACGTCTGACTTAGGTGGTCTCATACATGTAAGTTATGAGAATGTAAACATAGGATTGCTTTGTGCATTCGTAAAGAGGTGGCATGCAAAGACTAACACATTTCATTTACTTATTGAGGAGATGACTATCACACTTGATGATGTGTCAAATTTGTTGCATTTGCCCATTGTTGGCCAATTTTATACCTATCAGACCTTAGATGCAGATAGGGTAAAATAACCATCTTGTTAATCGAATCCCAACATAAACATAAGCCCCCCATTGAGTAGGGGGCTTTAGGGTTTAGGTAAACCttagaaaattaggttaaataaggggttagaggctcaaccctagtgtgttagattgagaggaaaacaccattgagtgaattgtaacccaattgggagaatagaaggtgctagaagtatgtgtggctaattctaccctttgggattgagttcttaattgatttttggtattgttgttttatttctaaattttcgtgacaaattgagaatcttaaatctgattGGAAAGTATTCTTAGGGTTCTaacctaaacaacaatatttAACCACAATCATTTCAACATTCTTCttaattgttttgtttcatatttagcgattattgtacttgataattcattgttccttgtgggaacGATATCCgtcaattattacttctgacaaacgcggtgcacctGCCGTAGAAAGTCATCACCCACACTCCTACATTCATGTACAATTACTAAATTATCCTTGGGACTTTTTAAGAACCCTAGAGGCAGCAAAGCACCCTCAccatttttctttcttccttctctGCAACTTTGGTAAGTAGCTCTTTCCAGCAACGTTGCGTTCGGAGAGGAGGGTAAGTTAGTGTCTTTTTTGTTTCCAAAAATGGGCAATCCGTTTTTCTTTTTGCAAATTAGGGATTCCATAATGACATGGTGACTCTTCGGGATTGACCAGTTCATAATACCAAACCGAAATAGGTGATTAAGAATTGAACCAAAATATGttgttcaaaatgaaattgGATTTGCAAATCCGATATAAGGTTATGTGCAATTTTTGTGTTGATTTAGAGTTCACCCATATAACTGGTTGATGTTGTTTTCTATTTGATAACAATGAATAATGAATCAAAAgattaattttcttatataatgGAGTTTCCATTGATTTTCAAGAAACAAGAAATGCTCTTGTTAAAGCATTTGATCTTTCACTATCTATTCTCATAGTTGGAGTTATAAATGTTGACTTAACAAGCATGGAAGTTTAGTATCCATGCTTGTCCAAGTGTTTTCCTTAGACCCTTTTAATTATTCAATAGCATGACAATGCTTTGTTGCTAGAGAGAATGAATAGATACACTTGTTTGTTAACATGTGCTAAATGCTGATAATGGGCGTCGATTAAAGAGTTCTTATAATCATGTAGCTACACGAGATTTAGTACAATTTGATTCTATGAGAGAAGTACATAGTAAGTATCAGTTGCTTCTCAAGTTAACTTGCTTTGCCTTTTGAGTAGATAATAAGCACAATATATCAAACAAATAGTTACACATGTCATgtctcccatttctcttgcttcTTTTGACTCCtccaatttgttttaatttatttcatttaaacGAATTCTCTTTCATGTGTATTTAATAGGTGGACAAATATATTTTGTGCAAGTTCTTTAGGAAGAACTACCTAAAGATTTGTTGTCTTTCATGCAAAGCAAACACATCTAGCCTCAGTCACGACCTTCTCACTTCCCTCAAGCATCCACATCCTCCATGCGATAGATTTTATCATTACAGACCACCAACAAGCTATTTGTTCTTATTTCAATAGTTGGTCACAAAACCGATTCAATTTTAGTGgccaaaattttaataaataaactaatttgaatctcttcaaatttgatttatttattttattaaaacgaATAGTAAACAGAAGCAAGATAAATTTGAGATGTATATCAATGTAAAGAGTTTGCTTGggaaatattatataaaaaaattcaccaATTTGCAAATCAAAATAATGCATTTCGAATAGGCCATTTTGGAATATTTTTTGACAGAAAATGCTAACTTACGAATTACCCATTCTAGAGTGCATTTATATAATTCTAGATTACCTAGTCTAGATTACCTAGTCTGATACTTCTCATAACCCAAAACCTCTACACTCCATAACTACCCAAAGCTCTTAAACGAAACTCATTTCTTATCCCCAAAAACAACTAAGACTTCAAAAGGTAGTCACACCTCCACCCTTAACACACCCTCTACCAGCGGCAACAATCATAGCGGAAAAACAACCCTTCCATGGAAGCCATCAATGCTACCTTTAAAATAAAACTGTCAGGACTAATTTTggtattttgtaaaatttaagcgtgctggaagaaaaatgtaggggttcAGGAAGAAACAGCCATTTTTAAATTTGGACCCATACGTTGGCCCATCAATTATACTAAATATCACTCAGCTTTTACATATACAAGCCAACAGTTTTTATTTCCTTTAAAAACGTTTGGGCCAGTTAGTTCGGCGGAACATGTCTACTATTTGCCACTCACGTTTTCATATCTGTATCATATTTTAGAAGCTCATTGGATTGACCCAGCATCTTTGCTATTTCCACCCGCTCCTTTTTTATACACCTATCAGCTTTCATTTTCTCTCAAAGGTGGTCGTTTTCATACACAGcaattgtttttttgaaaagggaaataataataataataaatacaaatataatattGACTTTACGTGCAAATAAATTTCAGAGATTTACATAACCGCACACATAATCttctatttgatatttaaaaaaataataatatgactCTTCttcaaaatatatgttttttcttaaataaagttCACGCAAACAATTAAGTATATTAATGTGTAATTTACACTATCTATGCTTAAAAGAGTTAAATATAGTTGTTCACACTATCTTATACTCTAATTATTGTAAACtacaaaaaattacaaattctTAAAGACATAAAAATTAACCTAGATATTTACCTTTAGAACAACTTAGTCCTAATTTTCATTATGAATAGAAAATTCATGCAGTCTGTGGgacctaaataaaaaattcaaaaatattttcattattttcacATGCTTTCCTTTTAGGAGAAAAGTAAAcatttttaaaacaagaaaaactcacattatttttatatatttaattaaatgtatTGTCTTCAAATAGATGTTATAGGGTGCTAACACCTTTCCCACACCTAACTGAGTCACGAACTCTAAATTTGGTGTTGCAGAccatttcttttggtttttctagaATTTTCCGTAATAAACTATGGTGACTCCTCTGTTTTTCAAAGTTATTTCACTACCTCATCGTGATCCCTCTAAATTTTCAACAAGCgttcaaaaacaattcattaACAAAAATCAGAATTCAAAAAGATTAGACCTTCTAACACACTGTTATAGAGAATCTTAAGAATAAGACTTCTTTGAACATAGATCTCATAATTCATTGTGAAATCATAGGAGAATTAACCCAAAGGAGTTTACTTTTCCATGCAGAGGCAAAACGAAAagattacaaagaagaaaacaaaaaaactaaGAAATGTTAATGCTTTGTTTTTTGAATGTTGTTGTGAAGTTTGACCTTTCTCCTTGAAGCGAAGCTTGCATCTTTTTATAGGTTTCTATGCTCCAAATATCTtggaaatatattttgattCAGATATTGTTCACATTTTTTCAGTTTCCAACCTTCCAAAATTCTCGtattttgttttcacttttacTGTGAACTttgtttcttcatatttttgttGAAAATTCGCTtccaattctttttttttagatattgtgggttttttctctctcattctTCTACTCAAATCTTGTTATCCGTTTGGACTCATAGAAGCAACTTGAACTTTTTCGTAATTCAGCTCACTCACAATGAG harbors:
- the LOC137818432 gene encoding (+)-neomenthol dehydrogenase-like; translated protein: MEEATQRYAVVTGANKGIGLEIVRQLASTGIKVVLTARNEERGLQALETLKASALSHLVLFHQLDVADAATVASLADFIKSKFGKLDILINNAGISGGVIKDSDLISKVIMNGGVVSEEDGTNAMTQTYELAEECLQINYYGTKITVEALKPLLQLSDSPTIVNVSSSMGQLKNFPEESWARGVLSDGDNLTEEKVDEIVKKFLRDFKEGSLESEGWPRYPGAYIVSKAAMNGYTRILAKKHPSFCINSVCPGYVKTDITSNTGLLTVEEGAASPVKLALLPNGTPSGFFYYRTHVASF